Proteins encoded within one genomic window of Rhinolophus sinicus isolate RSC01 linkage group LG14, ASM3656204v1, whole genome shotgun sequence:
- the CEBPD gene encoding CCAAT/enhancer-binding protein delta produces MSAALFSLDCSARVAPWPAEPVPFYEPGRAAKPGRVTEPGGLAELGASAPAMYDDESAIDFSAYIDSMAAVPTLELCHDELFADLFNSNHKAGAAGTGSGALELLPGGLARPPGSGPAATRPLKREPDWGDSDAPGSLLPAQVAACAQTVVSLAAAAQPTPPTSPEPPRCSPGTSPAPGLAREKGAGKRGPDRGSTEYRQRRERNNIAVRKSRDKAKRRNQEMQQKLVELSAENEKLHQRVEQLTRDLAGLRQFFKQLPSPPFLPASGTADCR; encoded by the coding sequence ATGAGTGCCGCCCTCTTCAGTTTGGACTGCTCGGCGCGCGTCGCGCCCTGGCCTGCGGAGCCCGTGCCCTTCTACGAGCCGGGCCGGGCGGCCAAGCCGGGCCGCGTGACCGAGCCGGGGGGCCTGGCCGAGCTGGGCGCCTCTGCCCCGGCGATGTACGACGACGAGAGCGCCATCGACTTCAGCGCCTACATCGATTCCATGGCCGCCGTGCCCACCTTGGAGCTGTGCCACGACGAGCTCTTCGCCGACCTCTTCAACAGCAATCACAAGGCGGGTGCGGCGGGCACCGGCTCGGGCGCCCTGGAGCTGCTGCCTGGCGGCCTCGCGCGACCCCCAGGTTCCGGCCCCGCCGCTACGCGACCGCTCAAACGCGAGCCCGACTGGGGAGACAGCGACGCGCCCGGCTCGCTGCTGCCCGCGCAGGTGGCCGCCTGCGCGCAGACAGTGGTGAGCCTGGCGGCTGCCGCGCAACCCACACCACCCACGTCGCCGGAGCCGCCGCGCTGCAGCCCGGGGACGAGCCCCGCGCCGGGCCTGGCCCGGGAGAAGGGCGCCGGCAAGAGGGGCCCAGACCGCGGCAGTACGGAGTACCGGCAGCGGCGCGAGCGCAACAACATTGCCGTGCGCAAGAGCCGCGACAAGGCCAAACGGCGCAACCAGGAGATGCAGCAGAAGCTGGTGGAGCTGTCGGCGGAGAACGAGAAGCTGCACCAGCGCGTGGAGCAGCTTACGCGAGACCTGGCCGGCCTCCGGCAGTTCTTCAAGCAGCTTCCCAGCCCGCCTTTCCTGCCGGCCTCCGGGACAGCAGACTGCCGGTAA